AGCctcaaaatatataataattaactttatagcttttataaatttaccacaaacttttaacattttatactttaaccattaaacttctcattcattataaatcgaccacatactttatatacttcctaatagacaaaaacgattaatagtcaccaggggcgttttcgtcctttcactttttCCCCCTTTTCCCacctttttttctttcaaaaaagccctcatagtttgttcaaatattaaaatcgacccccaaagtgtcaaatactcattttcataaaaaaaaattaaataaactccacccaaatatttaacgggccatatcttctcgctcgcaatgagttaaatttttctgacaccatcgttaaactcgaaataattttaggagcacactgtcactaattatacgcaaaacagacgctttttaaaaaacgctaaatatttgaggtacttttcatacacgtcgattttgggttaaatttttaaaagtcgacaattccatagtgaaacgcggagatgtacatatattgttaatttaaaataacattaaaattattcactgattataccttttagttcgaatcGAATTGCGCTTCGACGATATCATCTTtagattttacaaactaaacgcaatataatacattgaaaaccgaaccccggcgcgaagcgagggttcgaacactagttccATCTATTAAATATCTAGACGCCGTGGGCCTCCGTTAAGTTAGGctgttaattaatttaatatttattttaaatttaaataaatattCAACTAAATACAGAAATGGTCAATTTGATCCATGGACTACTttcaaaattatcattatcattatcattatcattatgtttGGTAAAATAACCCTGTTgacttcaaaaagatcaaatgtgtaAAACCCAATTTGATTGGCAGGCTTATGAAGAAAGCAAcaaagggttaaatgaggggtgGTTGAGTTTCATCTACTCCACTTGCTACATACACCATTCTTGCAATTAGTTGGTTAACTGATTATGACACTTTTCATATTACTATATTAATAATTAGTCGACTTGTTAGATCCTACATCAGTAAGACATGACACTACCCGATCACCCCCGCCTCATAAATTACCCATTTGATCTGCCCGAATTCATCAACGCGTTTCCAGATAAGGGTCACATACTCACATAACATGGACTACTTCAAGATCTGCCCAGAAAATATTGGACAGTCACAGACTCACACAGCTACATCAAAAGGCCGAATATATAAAAAGGAACAAGGACTTAAATTTTTAAAAAGCAACAGTGTGTTAAATAGTAGTACAAAAATATACAAAGGTTTCCTCATCTTGAACATAGGTAGTTCTGTAGCTACTGTAACATATGATATATAACCTATAATCACATCCTAGTTTCTTATTACACCATAGGATTGGATAATGTTACTCTGACGATACAAACAACGATCGAACTATGGAGGCAAAAAAAGGAAAATAACAAGATGCATACTTGTAGGTTGCAGAAAAGCAAAAAGTCTTGAAGCATATGATAACACCTCGGTTCTGAACCCCTTCAAATACTTTCACCTTTGAAAGATGCTGTAATTGGTTTCTGCTAACATATGGTGGGCATCTTCTATACTTTGGTACATCGAGTAGATGCTATTAGATGTTAAAACGAGCTCTTGTGACAAATATGTAGTCTATGGATGTCGTTTGGTACATGTTTGTTTTGGACCATTTCTCGTTTGGTACATGTTTCCAGTCAAGCAGGCTGCTTTTCAACACCAGTTTGCAACACGTGCATGATAACCTCAAAAAAGTTGAAACATCTCCTGACCATTGACATCAGAAGAAGCTGCCCCATTGTGCAGAGAGCAGGTATAAGTAGAAAAAAATTGCTGCAATTGATCACAAAGAAAGATGATATAAGTATCCAATCGAGCAAATATCACAACAAATAACAAGTGAATATTGTAAAGATCTACATACAAGACCCATGTAGATAACTACATCAAAGAGGTCAAATATATAAAAAGGAACAAGGACTTTGAGTATAAGAAAGGCAACCGAGTACTATAACAGTACAACTACAAAGGTTTCCTCATCTGGAACATAAGTAGTTACTGTAAAACACATGAAATATATAACCTAGAAATCACATACTAGTTTCTTATTACACACCATAGGATTGGTGAACGTTATGCTGACGATACAAACAAGGACCGGACTAGGAAGAAAATAAGAGAAAATAACAAGATCCATACTTGTAGGTTGCAGCAAAGCAAAAAGTCTTGAAGCATATCTGCATATGGTAACAGCTCATTTCTGAACACCGTGAATACTTTCCACCTTTATGGTATGCTGTATTAATGGTTTCTGTTAACAGATGGTGGACATCTTTAATCCTTGGTACATCGAGTAGATGCAATTAGACATTAGAACCAGCTCTTGCAGCTATTATGGAGTCCATGCAAGATGTTTGGCGCATGTTTCAGGTCAAACGGGCTGCTTATTAACACCAGTTCACAACACGTGCGTGATAACGCctctaaaaagttgaaaaatctcCTGACCAGATAATAGTAGACGTTCCATTGACATCAGAAGAAGCTGCCCCATTGGGCAGAGAGCAAGTAAGAAGAAAGCTGCTGCAATGGATAACAAAAAAGAATGATATAAGTATCCAATCCAGCAAGTATCGCAAAAATAACAAGTAAATATTGTCAATAACTATATACAACACCCCTGTAAGATAAAACTTCAGACCCTGCAAAAACATCTTAATATATCTCACATATTAGAAATTTAAGATACACAAAATAAAGCTAAAAAAACAAGACAATAAACGATTTCTGCaacaaaaaaaagaaaacaaaTGTTAGATAAAAAAGAAGAAACTAAGTAGCAAAGAATTTCTCCTGGTCTGATGTGGTTTATTCCTGTAAATTAAAAAATTCCAAAAAAGGAAACAAATGCAATTAGCATGATGAATATGTAACTGGACCACAAGATCACAAAAGAAGGTCAAATTTTTAAGGGGTATCAAATGTTAGCAAGTGATCCCAGATCACAAGAGCGTCACTAGAAATAAAACACAAACGGAACAAATGACGAGCCGATCAAAGTCAGAAGAGTACGTAACGCTCACTTAAGAGTTAAGACTAGATAGATAATAATGTCAACTCCACGCTTAAAGCCGAGTTATAAAGCACTAAATACATAAGAACCAAACATAATTTGTTCCTACAACTAGGCACAACATTGAAGTCGGCCATTTAGGTACTTGCATAAAGTTTGAGAATTTAGAGTTGTTCGACTAAAACGGAAATTTAGAGCAACAGAAGTTATTAAGCCTAGTTAATTAATATCCATGCCATCTCCAACTTGACTGCAAATGGGCGCAACTGCAGAAAACGATCTCTCAAAAGGAGAGGGGTGAAATTGTCCACTCCTTCTGCGCTTAAAAGCACAACTCTCCTGAGGTGAAGAAGAACAACTCTCCTCTTCAAACTTCCTTCGAACGCCTTTCACAGCCTGTACTTCGGTTTCAGTTAGCGGAAAAAGTTGACGGCTCACTCTGCAAAGGGAGTTATAGTTATCATAAACAATTCTCTGGTTACAGTTTTTGTCACAGATGTGTGTGAGCCCAGTTAGTTTGCAGCGAAACATGTTCCCACACACATGCTCATTTTCACATTTCCAATCGCACTTGTGAACAGAGTTCGAATTTGGGCCATCTTGGCCTAGTATACTTGACAGATAAATAACATTTGTAGGCACAGCTACCACAGATTTACCAAATACCTCCATTGAGTTCATTTCCAAATTGTAAGCTGTGTTATGGGCTCTTCCACACTCCTAATCGGTTTCTGCAGAGCCCAATACAACAGGAAAATCGTCAAAACTAGGGTAGTTTTTGCTTCAATATTCTTAATCTGTGCACGAAAAGTACCCTTATCTAACTATATCATGTTATATAGAGGAGTTAATAGATCTGATATATGGATATACACGTATCGCACAGCAGATTCGGATCATTATAAACAGATCCAAATTCAGTTTGGATAAGTGTGCAATTATTAACTACATAAACTCATCAATTCATAATGAATTTATACCTAAATACTCCACTCATATCATATCCTGCCAATAACAGTATATACTCAAATCTACCTACCAAATCAACACAATTATTATCAAACGAATATATATAACCCTATAAAAAATGCATATACAGCTAATAAACATCAAACAATATCTGAAAAAATAACAAATTTCACATAATCGAAGATATGCACATGTGTAATTGAAGATCTAAAGTGTGAAATCAGTATACAATAATAGTAAACCCTAGAAAAGTAGGACCTaaacaatccaaaatatttcaacagCATATAAGCTAAATCAAACGAATTACACCAACACACAACAAAATTAGAGCCTAATAATGTAGCGAAATTGGTAAATTGAGAAGAAATTGATGAGGAACTGACCTAATAAAGAGAAATGGACGTTAAAGTGATTTTGACCTAATTGTTAATAGAGGAATGAAAAATTGCAAGAAAAGTAGGAAGAGGGCGTATGGCTTATATAGAGACACCACGCATGTCACATGACATGGTCATGTGACTCGTGTGAAGTCGTCGTAAAATTCACATGAAATCCCACTCAAATTTGGTTTAAATTAAATTGTTGTTTTCattgcatatttttttttttttttttttttgggtaaaaggTTTCCCCGGCGAGCTTTTATTAAAGATAATAAAAGAATAAGAAAATTACATCACAAAAGAAGCACGAGTGTTACAAGCATGCCTTGTAACCTCACAAAAACCAACCTCTACAAAACACCAGACATTTGgacacagaaagaaaaaaaaaataacaaccAGAGGACCTACGCCTAACCAATGTTCCATGCCATCTTCAATTCATTTACTTGCCTTGATTCTTTAAATCGAACCGACATAAGCTTCAACCGAACCGTAGCATATATTTCCCTGAAGAGAGCATCAGTAGACCTTTTACGACCTTTAAACATTCGATTATTTCGCTCTTGCCAAACAAAATAAACCGTAGCTGCAAACAAAAGTTTAGTCACCACCATATTCGCACTCTTTTTCGACGCATAAGGGGTGATAATCAATGTAAATGTTTTCCAATCAGTACTCCAACTCGGAGCTAGGATGAGATCTTTCACTCGCAGCCACACTTCATGAGAATACTTGCAGTCAAAAAACAGATGCGAATGCGAGTCCGCACAAGACGAACATAAAGAACATAGTAATACCTGATTGTCCCGAATCTCCCAAAGTTTTAACCTGTCTTGGGTCTTCATCCGTTCCCTAATTAGCATCCAAAGAACAAACGCATGACGTGGGATACATTGAGAGAACCAAACTACATCAAACCATTCGACCAAAGGAGCGCAAGGTCTGATTGATTCGTAAGCTGTGCTCACCGAAAAATAACTCAGTTTTCCATCTTGCGCCTTCCATTGCAACACATCACTAGTATCCGAGAACACGGGAATTTCTATCTGTTGTAAAGCAGGGTACTTGGAAACCCACGTAATGGGCCATGCCCACTGATTTTGATCCACAATGTTACAAAGCAAAGTATTAGTGTTAAAACCTGCTTGGAATATGTCACGCCACGAAATTACTTCAGACCATGAAATCTGTTATTTATGATGCCAAATATCAAACCAAGCTAGAGTTCCTTGACCATTACCTATTTTTTGAAAGAAGAATTTCCTTATCAGACTCCTAGAGTTTAAAATTTTTCGCCAACTCCATCCAACATCTGCTTTGACCGGAACATCCCAAAAATTACGCGTGGAAAGATGATAAGCATGAATCCACTTGACCCACAATGACTCCTCATTCTTCAAAATCCTCCAGACATGGGAAGTGATAAGGGCAACATTCCAGAATTTCAAACGTTTTATGCCTAGCCCCCCTTCATTTTTTGGTAAACAAAGGTCCTCCCATTTGACTTTGGCTTTTCCTTTTTTCAAATCCCCCTGACACCACAAGAAACCTCGAATAACCTTCTCAATATCTTTTATAATAGCATCGGGTAATATGAAAATAGAACACCAATAAACTTGCATAGAAGTTAACACGGAAGTAATTAGCTGCACTCTTCCCCCAATCGAAAGGAATTTGTTTTTCCAATCTTTCACTTTAGATTTTACTCGTTCCACCAAAACCTTACAGTCCTGATATAGAAGTCGAGTAGACACCAAAGGAACTCCAAGATATCTCACTGGAAGACATCCTTCTTCAAAAGGCAGTAAATCAAGGATCTCACATTTAATAGTAGAAGACACGTTAGCAAAGAAAGCCGTACTCTTAGGGAGACTAGGATGGAGACCTGAGCAATTCTTAAAATCTTCCAACACATCTCTGATGACTTTAACTGAGTCAATATTAGCATAAGCAAATAGGAACAAATCATCAGCAAAgcataaattaataattttaagtTTATCACACTTCGGATGATATTGAAACCCATCGGTAACCGCAACTTTTCGAGCCAACATCAAAGAGAGAACCTCCATAACCAGCGTGAAGAGATAAGGTGACATAGGATCACCTTGGCGTAATCCTCTCTTTCCCTTAAAGTAACCGTGCATATCACCATTTATACTAATGGAAAACGATGTAGTGGTAACACATTTCATGATCCAACCAATCATTCTTTTAGGGAAACCGAAACCCACTAAGGTAGATCTCAAAAAACCCCAATCAACCGTGTCGTAAGCCTTTTGAATGTCTACTTTAAAAGCACATCTCGGGACCCCACGGTTCAAATGATAATTCTTCATTATTTCTTGAGTCAATAAAATGTTATCCGCAATGCGTCTTCCTGGAACAAATGCTGATTGATTTAAATTTACCACATCTTCCAGACTAGATTTGATCCTATTCGTGATCACTTTGCTGATACATTTATAGAGCACATTGCAACACGAGATTGGGCGAAAATCAGTAACTTTAGACGGGGATGGGACTTTCGGTAATAGAGCAATTACAGTATGATTTATCTCTTTAAGCAATTGGCCTGTCATAAAAAAGTCCTTAATCGCATGAGTTATATCGTTGCCAATTATATCCCATGAACTTTTAAAAAAAGTCGATGAGAAACCATCGGGACCCGGAGATCGGATatcgcctatatcaaacatagcgGCTTTAATTTCCTCATCAGTGATATTTCTAACCATGGTTGAAGCTTTCGTTCGCTGAATTTTCTTCGTGAATAAATCTTCACGGTCAGGAATGTCTTCGCAAGGAGATGCATTTCCCAAAAAATTAATATAATGATCTAAAAAACGTTGAGGAACATCTTGGCCTTCAAGCATAACCCCATCACTACTTTCAATCGTATGAATCTTTGCCCGATAAATACGACCCTTTACTACCTTGTGGAAATAGCTAGAGTTGCAATCACCCACTCGAAGCCATTCGACTTTAGATTTCTGCTTTAAGAAACATTCTTCTTCATGAACAGCAACATTAAAACGTCTAAGCGTATCACTTTCTTTTTACCGAAATTCTATCGAATGAGGGTTAACATCTAATAATTTTTGAACATCATCAAGCTCCTGCCTCAACTTAACCACATTAGCATGTAAATTCCCCTTTTCCCACATTAGTTTGCGAATTGGTTTTTTGAGCAGACGCAATCGCTTGACAACTCGAAACATAGGATGTCCCATAACTTCCAATTTCCACCCATTCTCCACTACTTGCAAGAAATCAGTATGCTCACTAATTAAATTAGTGAATTTAAAAGGCTTTGGTTTGGACACAACTGATCGAGAGATCTTCAAAATAGCCGGGCAATGATCGGAAATCCTGTATGGTTGGAAAATTACATGAGCATCAGTAAAACGATCAATAAAAATATCATTCGCCATTACTCTATCGATCTTTTTCAATAAACCCGCGTTCGATTGCGGCCTTTGATTCCAAGTGTATTGCATTCCGGAGTAATTCACATCAACCATCTTGATTTTGTCAATACACTCTTTGAATTCCCTCATTGCCATCGTACTACTAGAAGGACCACTCGAATAATCATCCAAACATAATGCGACATTAAAGTCCCCTAGAATCACCCATGGACGATTTCCAACAAACAAATTATGCATATCAAGTTCTAACCACAATGGACGTCTACTAATATAGTAGTTATTCGCGTAAATAAACGACATGAAAAATTCATTACCATCACGAGTTGTTCGAACATGACAATGGACAGCTTGGTCCGACATTGCAATAAACATAATTTGTACCTCACCTGGATCCCATCCTATTATGATTCTCGTTCCCCGAGCACAAACGCTATTATTAGATGACCAAATCCAAGACGGGAACACTGAATTACAGATACCATTCAACTTTCCAATAACCACATGAGATTCTAAAATTGCACACACACTAAGGTTGTTACTTGTAACCACTTCTTGAACCTCATTTTGTTTTGGGACACGGTTCAAGCCCCGGATATTCCAAGAAGCGATATTAACCATTTAAAACATTTAACCCGGGAGTGCTTGCCCCCTCGTAAATATTTTTTGCCGATGCGTAAACTGCCGTTTCATTCGTGTCATCTTCTACATCATCCTGCTCATTTTGATTACAATCTGCATTTCTCATCCCTCCATCCTCATTACAATCGTTTAGAATACCAAATAAGTTATTCAAAGTGGTTTCCCTTTTTTTCCCAGTACAAGTGGGTACATCAGACTTCCTTTCGAAAACAATATCTTGCTTTGGCTTTGGTCTGTACACAAAAGTGCCTTTACCTTTCCTTTGAACACCAAACTTAACTCGAGCCTGGCTTTTCATTTTGTCATTTATCTTAGCACGACCCACCTGTTTAAATCCATCATTCGTTGCAGCAACCGTTTCAGGAGCTGCAACTATAATTTTTGGACATTGTTGATCACGATGGCCAAATacacaacaacatgaacaacgtgGTGGTTTCCACTCATACTCAATCGTTACTTCAGACACGGTCTTTTCACCCCCCTTAACACATGGAGTTGCTACCCTTATTTTATCTTTTAGATCATCATGAGCCGATATTTCTATCATTGCCCTAGCAAAGTTTGGTCTTCCCCAAGATTCAAGACACATTGTAGACGTATACGAATCCAATCTCATAGGTATCCCAATCTTCGACGCAATCATGCTCAGCCCCACTTCGGTGAAACCCGCAAGTGGAACATTGTATAAGTTAACCCATACAGGAATTTTAGTCACATCCTCTTTCGCCAATACATGTCTTGGAGACCATTTGTTTAAAATAATAGGCGCATTACGAATCATCCATGGTCCCCCCTCCAGAACGCTAATTAGACCTTGTTCACTTGCAAATTTAAAGAAAAAAATTCCTTTGCCATTCATCATAACTTTTTCCAGGCCGAATCTACTCCATGTGTTTTTAACATACTGTTGAACAACAGGGAAGGGCAGCCTATTACCTAGAAAGTAACCCACAAGAGTATTACTGTAACGATCAGCGGCTTCCAACACAGATTCAATAGGTAACACCACATCAACCTCATCATCCGCTTGTTGTTGTTCGATAAACCGAAAGTTAATCTTTTTATCAGACATAGTTCCCATGGTAGCGTGTAAATAAGAATGTTTATTCTTATTTCCACTACCATCTAATTTGTTCAAAGAACCCTGGTTAGCATTACCATCAATGGCTTCATCTGCTTCCGATTCATCAACTACGGTATGGATGCTCAAATTATTATCCTCGCCTTGAGTATCCTTATTCAAATCAAAAGAAGCATCTTCTCTATTATTGTCCCTAGATGACTTATTAACACTGAGATCCCCTTTTGATTCCGTTGGCCCATCCGATTCACTCTCCATTGAAGCTATTTTACTTGTGTCCACTAAACCGGTTTTAGGATCGACATCGATTATTCGACTTCTAAGAACCCTAGGTGCAGTTTTTTGATCATTCTTATCCTTCTTCCCACCAGAATTCTTCCCCATACTCAATGAAAATCACAATACAGTAGCCCAACACAATAGAATTGAAGAAATAAAGCACAAAAAGCTAGCGTTCAGGAAGAAGACTTACGAAGAAGAAAGAGC
This window of the Rutidosis leptorrhynchoides isolate AG116_Rl617_1_P2 chromosome 7, CSIRO_AGI_Rlap_v1, whole genome shotgun sequence genome carries:
- the LOC139856972 gene encoding uncharacterized protein, with protein sequence MNSMEVFGKSVVAVPTNVIYLSSILGQDGPNSNSVHKCDWKCENEHVCGNMFRCKLTGLTHICDKNCNQRIVYDNYNSLCRVSRQLFPLTETEVQAVKGVRRKFEEESCSSSPQESCAFKRRRSGQFHPSPFERSFSAVAPICSQVGDGMDIN
- the LOC139859290 gene encoding uncharacterized protein, producing the protein MGKNSGGKKDKNDQKTAPRVLRSRIIDVDPKTGLVDTSKIASMESESDGPTESKGDLSVNKSSRDNNREDASFDLNKDTQGEDNNLSIHTVVDESEADEAIDGNANQGSLNKLDGSGNKNKHSYLHATMGTMSDKKINFRFIEQQQADDEVDVVLPIESVLEAADRYSNTLVGYFLGNRLPFPVVQQYVKNTWSRFGLEKVMMNGKGIFFFKFASEQGLISVLEGGPWMIRNAPIILNKWSPRHVLAKEDVTKIPVWVNLYNVPLAGFTEVGLSMIASKIGIPMRLDSYTSTMCLESWGRPNFARAMIEISAHDDLKDKIRVATPCVKGGEKTVSEVTIEYEWKPPRCSCCCVFGHRDQQCPKIIVAAPETVAATNDGFKQVGRAKINDKMKSQARVKFGVQRKGKGTFVYRPKPKQDIVFERKSDVPTCTGKKRETTLNNLFGILNDCNEDGGMRNADCNQNEQDDVEDDTNETAVYASAKNIYEGASTPGLNVLNESHVVIGKLNGICNSVFPSWIWSSNNSVCARGTRIIIGWDPGEVQIMFIAMSDQAVHCHVRTTRDGNEFFMSFIYANNYYISRRPLWLELDMHNLFVGNRPWVILGDFNVALCLDDYSSGPSSSTMAMREFKECIDKIKMVDVNYSGMQYTWNQRPQSNAGLLKKIDRVMANDIFIDRFTDAHVIFQPYRISDHCPAILKISRSVVSKPKPFKFTNLISEHTDFLQVVENGWKLEVMGHPMFRVVKRLRLLKKPIRKLMWEKGNLHANVVKLRQELDDKSKVEWLRVGDCNSSYFHKVVKGRIYRAKIHTIESSDGVMLEGQDVPQRFLDHYINFLGNASPCEDIPDREDLFTKKIQRTKASTMVRNITDEEIKAAMFDIGDIRSPGPDGFSSTFFKSSWDIIGNDITHAIKDFFMTGQLLKEINHTVIALLPKVPSPSKVTDFRPISCCNVLYKCISKVITNRIKSSLEDVVNLNQSAFVPGRRIADNILLTQEIMKNYHLNRGVPRCAFKVDIQKAYDTVDWGFLRSTLVGFGFPKRMIGWIMKCVTTTSFSISINGDMHGYFKGKRGLRQGDPMSPYLFTLVMEVLSLMLARKVAVTDGFQYHPKCDKLKIINLCFADDLFLFAYANIDSVKVIRDVLEDFKNCSGLHPSLPKSTAFFANVSSTIKCEILDLLPFEEGCLPVRYLGVPLVSTRLLYQDCKVLVERVKSKVKDWKNKFLSIGGRVQLITSVLTSMQVYWCSIFILPDAIIKDIEKVIRGFLWCQGDLKKGKAKVKWEDLCLPKNEGGLGIKRLKFWNVALITSHVWRILKNEESLWVKWIHAYHLSTRNFWDVPVKADISWSEVISWRDIFQAGFNTNTLLCNIVDQNQWAWPITWVSKYPALQQIEIPVFSDTSDVLQWKAQDGKLSYFSVSTAYESIRPCAPLVEWFDVVWFSQCIPRHAFVLWMLIRERMKTQDRLKLWEIRDNQVLLCSLCSSCADSHSHLFFDCKYSHEVWLRVKDLILAPSWSTDWKTFTLIITPYASKKSANMVVTKLLFAATVYFVWQERNNRMFKGRKRSTDALFREIYATVRLKLMSVRFKESRQVNELKMAWNIG